The genomic segment CCCCATGACAGGGACAGAGAGGTGACTTGTTGAAGATACCCTGAACTTCTCTGTCAGTAAGTGCAGCTGTTTTTGCCGCTGTAAGCCTCTGTGATCTGGGGTTAGCGTCTGTTATCTCGGTCTCTGTTACCTGCTGTTTATGCTGCTGATAGCTACTGTTAGTGGCTGTTAGTCTCTGTTATCTGGGATTAATCTATGTTAGTTGCTGTTAGCTGGTGTTAGTCTCTGCTACCTACTGTTTATGCTGCTGTTAGCCACAGTTAGcagctgttagcctctgttatcTGCTGTTAGCTGGCTTTCGAGATACTTTCTTTGAAGTAGATCTAACATTAGGCTCGGACACTTGTGAATAAACTCTCATAAGATGTGAATGAGAATGTATGTCAACCTGTTTATCTgaagaaaactgtttttttttctttttgtttgtttttagaacaCTCCACCCTAACATTAGCTGacataatgttagcttataaccagctgttgttgtttagccgGCCGTTGTCAGCTGTCTGGAGGGGAGGGTCGCATGTCTAAtctgctgaaaataaataattgagaaaatatcataaataaataatcatattTAAGTTTTTATATGTTAAAACACcatggctcagggggttgggaagcgcatctgtaaccggaaggtcactggttcgatccccgggctctctgtcctggtcgttgtgtccttgttGTGtccaagacactttaccctactggtgttggccagaggggccgatggcgcgatatggcagcctcgcttctgtcagtctgccccagagcagctgtggctacaactgtagcttgcctccaccagtgtgtgaatgtgagagtgaatgaatagtggaattgtaaagtgctttgggtgccttgaaaagtgctatataaatgcaatccattattattaagaGATGATGCTTGATTTGATGATGTAGAGAATGACGTTTTATCCAGACGCCGGTCACATTCTTTATGATAAAACACAGCTATGATCTGTCATATGTTGAGTCTGCATGCGCATGCCTACGAGTTTTAACATGTCCTACGCAGGTGGCTGGTCTCTAGTCATATATAAAACACAGTTATGCGGAATAGCGATATCTATCTCAACAGCTGTATTCAAGATGGTGGGAGGACTGTATTTTTAATTGGATTAATTCTAAGTTTATGAGATTGCATTAAGTTGTTGGAAGATCTAATTACACACGTATCAATGTATATTTATGAGAACTCATAGCTGAAAAGAGTGAAAACTGCTACATGGTGATAGAGAACAAGGTTGCATATCCTTTTTTTAGGAGCTGAGGGGAAATACATGCTCTTGTCAACTGTGGTTGGTTCCCTGTGATGGCTTCATCATTTCCCCAAAGACTATTTTATAATTCTAATAAAACAAGCTCATTTTTATtaggatttaaaaaagaagtcaAGTTTCTATTTAATGATCTAAATGGAAATTGCCCTACTGTCTAATTTTGCTGATTTTTGTGCCTGCCAAACAGTTGATCATCTTTAGTTTAATATgtcaacacacaaaaaatgttttaaaaatatgttacaGAAAACTTTCAGAGGACGCTGAAGAGTATTTACtacctgtctctgtgtgttgatGATGTGGACAATAGATACGTAGCTCGGCTGACCCATGTGCTGTATGGGCGAGCCCTCCCATTGCCATATTGGAGCTTGTAGTAAGTATTTTTTCAGTTCTTCTCTTTTCCAGTTCTCATCACACGGTAACTAGAAGAGAAAGATGTGCACAGTGTATTTTACTGACATGTAACTACAATACTTTGGTACAGTTGTAACCAGATGCAGTGCAACAGTTAGTCAGTACTAGATAGGAGAGAGCGCAGTGGGAGGGACTCATGGGTTGCATCATGGCCTTGTATCTCCTGTCTTCTGCGTGCTGCATCCATTTCTGTAGGTCTGCCGGGCTGGCACACGTGAACACCTTGGAGTCCATCACTGGACCTGGATAGAAGAGGGAACAGCATAAATCatgcttagtttttcacactgcGTTGCACGTCTTAGTGGAACTCGGTAATTtccactgactcactgctgatTTCAAACATGTGTGGCGAATGTGACGCATCCAAGTCCAGAGAGACAACTTGGAAGGAAAGTCCAGAAAGGGGAAGAATGCCCTGCAAGATAAATGAAGACAAacttaaagaaatgaataaCACTGGCGATTAGATTCCTGTATTAAGGTTACAGTGCAGAAATTGCCTGACAACAAAACCCAACATTTACGAATTTAGGACATTGATCCCTAAAAGTTCCTGCAGATTTATTGTGTTTCTACACTTTCAAAACATAAATCTCATGTTCACCCCAGAAAGTTTGGAGATTTTCatcaaaaaaaagtgaaaggtgTTTGGGCAGGTGGCAGGCACCGTAGATCTGAATAGCTGCATTATAGACGTTTGACAGTATATTTGGGGCTTGACCCATAGCtggaaataaaaacttaaatcaTTCTATTTTCACCTTTTGCAACTTGGAAGTAAAATTCTAACTCGTTTGAATGCAGCTTGATGCAGGGTATTCTGACTAGGGTCTAACGTTATAGTATACAGTTTTCTAAACACAAGAGACAATTTAATAAGTTAATGAATTgatttttcattattaataaaGCCAATGTGTGAAAAAAAGGCATGTGCATGTACAACACAAGGATCTAAAGAGCCTTCCATTAGGTGACCTCAGTAGTCTGGGAGAGGTAAGGTTTCACAGTGGCTTCAGCAGTGGTAATGTCCCatgccttttttcacaccttggttcATGTGATCACGCAAAAGCCTAatactgggtcaacgacccccTCATAAGGAACAACCCCCACTATCAATAAACATGCATGTAGTGTATGATCACGCTTTTAAGCTGATATCATGTTTAAAACGTTTGTTGTTTATGTCGACCAGCTTGGCTTGGGGTCCTCATAGAATGAGTTAAAAATGCTCTGTTGTAGCTGTTTTCTGCAGGGCACAAATGACAGCCCGTGATTTAATTTCCAACACCCCGTTTATTATTAACACCCACTTTTAGTTTTATGTTACACTACACTAATCCAATAAAGTTTTCACTTCCGTGAAAGAATATGTTTACTTTAGTTTTCCAGTGATTGTCTGCTAACATAGCATTTCTAACCACACGTCTTAAAAAGTATGAAGAATACCTCATAAACAAAGTCTTGCCGAGAGTGGTCCAGAGAAAGGATGAGTAGGTGGAAAGAGAACAAAACCAGGAAGTGTTCTCGGGTTTCCTGCAGAGGCACAATTCACAGGATTTAATCATTTTCATTGCTTTTTTAAAAGGGCCACATAGGGCCAAACGATGGGTATGGATCCCTGCTAAGTGACTTGTTTATGATATTTAACTAATTTATAACTAATTTAACTaatttaaatgtgatttttcttaTTGCAGCAATTAAAgaaaacttttcttttgttgctgATTTTAGAGCCGCGTCTAAATCCGAGGACTGTCTCACACATTAAATTTCTCACTCCTTTTGTGTGTTACCATATTACCTGTGTGTAGCTGATGTAGAGAGACACCAGTGAGGAGTGGATGATCTCTCCATACATGTGGGCAGCTTGGCCCTCCCAGTCCCTGATTGGCTGTTGGGAGTATATCCTTTGGTGGAGCTCATCTCTGCTCTTTCCCCACAGCACCACCTAGAGACACAAAAATATATCACCTCATGTCTGTGGCTCATTTCATGTGTCTtatttttgtctgtctttgaCAGCAGTGTTGAAAGCTGCAGGATTTTCTCTTGAATAGAgagaattaaagaaaaaaaagtttttctttttcccccttcccactgtctcgtatcactgtatttatttatagtcaGTATTAACACATGGCCACATGTTCCACAGAGTCATGCATTACACAGCAAACTTGAATGTATTTCACTGTTG from the Pelmatolapia mariae isolate MD_Pm_ZW linkage group LG20, Pm_UMD_F_2, whole genome shotgun sequence genome contains:
- the LOC134619061 gene encoding uncharacterized protein LOC134619061 isoform X2 gives rise to the protein MGCCSVTQRHTGVDEVGPDEIELLELSGDNLGVWSLGETRLQLSVRNSRDEQPQPPRRPSIPHLEQEVVLWGKSRDELHQRIYSQQPIRDWEGQAAHMYGEIIHSSLVSLYISYTQETREHFLVLFSFHLLILSLDHSRQDFVYEGILPLSGLSFQVVSLDLDASHSPHMFEISSPVMDSKVFTCASPADLQKWMQHAEDRRYKAMMQPMSPSHCALSYLLPCDENWKREELKKYLLQAPIWQWEGSPIQHMGQPSYVSIVHIINTQRQGLQERLMVLFPQDIVLLSVDNKRLTIRYEVNWWSRCRSLVPAWRIIRTGFFSYNSQTEATTLL
- the LOC134619061 gene encoding rho guanine nucleotide exchange factor 7 isoform X1 is translated as MGCCSVTQRHTGVDEVGPDEIELLELSGDNLGVWSLGETRLQLSVRNSRDEQPQPPRRPSIPHLEQEVVLWGKSRDELHQRIYSQQPIRDWEGQAAHMYGEIIHSSLVSLYISYTQETREHFLVLFSFHLLILSLDHSRQDFVYEGILPLSGLSFQVVSLDLDASHSPHMFEISSPVMDSKVFTCASPADLQKWMQHAEDRRYKAMMQPMSPSHCALSYLLPCDENWKREELKKYLLQAPIWQWEGSPIQHMGQPSYVSIVHIINTQRQGLQERLMVLFPQDIVLLSVDNKRLTIRYEGRLPRQSVKAVERAALPGRLEFELIGELVEPLQVSCTCMEDYQNWIFQLQQPDRSNHVTVSQPPPPIMPKLQRNRKESQEPMLAADPYHINGRG